The sequence GTCCGGACGACACCCCGCTCGGTGAGACGATCCGCCTCACCCAGGTCCGTCGCGCTGATGGTGCGCCCGCCGTCGGCCTGGGCTGGATGCGCGTCGACAAGCCGCACCTGCTCTGGTGGCACAACGGTGGGACGGGCGGCTACAGGTCATTCGCCGGGTTCCGGCCCGAGCGCGGTGATGCGGTCGTCGTGCTGAGCAACCAGGCGCGCAGCGTCGACCTCGTCGGTCTCCGGGTGCTTCGCGCGCTCGACGGGGGTGCTCGCTAGGGTCGGCACATGTTCGCCGTGTATGCCGACGCCTTCTCCTCCGACGACCCGCTCTCCGGCCTGGTGGTGGGCGAGCGACCCGACCCGGTCGCGCCTGATGGCTGGACCACGGTCACGGTCAAGGCTGCGAGCCTCAACCACCACGACCTGTGGTCGCTGCGCGGGGTCGGTCTCAAGCAGGAGTCACTCCCGATGATCCTGGGTTGCGACGCAGCGGGTCTCGACGAGGAGGGCAACGAGGTCGTCGTCCACGCCGTGATCAGCGACCCCGCCTGGTCGGGTGACGAGACCCTCGACCCCAAGCGGTCGCTCCTCTCGGAGCGCCACCAGGGCACCTTCGCCGACAAGGTCGTGGTGCCCCGGAGCAACGTGATCGCGAAGCCTGCGTCGATGAGCTTCGAGGAGGCAGCCTGCCTGCCGACGGCATGGCTCACCGCCTACCGGATGCTGTTCACCCAGGGCGGGCTCAAGGCCGGCGACACGGTCCTGGTGCAGGGCGCCGGTGGCGGCGTCGCGACCGCCCTGATCACCCTCGCCCGCGCCGGTGGCCTCAAGGTGTTCGCCACCAGCCGCGACGAGTCCAAGCGCCACCGGGCGCTGGAGATCGGCGCGCACGAGGTGTTCGAGTCGGGCGCACGACTTCCGGTCAAGGTGGATGCCGTGATGGAGACGGTGGGCCGGGCGACCTGGTCGCACTCGATCCGGGCCCTGCGCCCCGGCGGCAAGATCGTCATCAGCGGCGCGACCAGTGGCCCCGACCTCCAGGACGCCGAGCTGACCCGCATCTTCTTCCTCCAGCTGCAGGTCATCGGGTCCACCATGGGCACGCGTTCCGAGCTCGCCTCGCTGGTCACCCTGCTCGACGCATCCGGCCTGCGTCCCCTGATCGACCGGGTCGTGCCGATGGAGCAGGCACACGACGCCTTCGCTGCCATGGCCGCAGGTGACGTCTTCGGCAAGCTCGTCCTGACCCGATGAGCACCGTCCGGACGCACGTCCTGACGGGGGCCACCTCGGGGATCGGTGCGGCCCTGGCGCGAGCCCTGGCCGAGCGGGGCGACGCGTTGGTGCTCCTCGCCCGCGACGAGGAGAAGGCGGCGACGCTGTGTGTCGAGCTTCCGCAGGCGCAGGTCCTCGTCGCCGACCTCGCGGAGCCCGGGACCCTCAACGGCCTGGGCCGCCAGGTCGACGGACCCGTGCACTCGCTCGTGCACGCGGCAGGCGTTGTCGAGCTCGCGCCCGTCTCGAGGCTGAGGCTCGTCGACCTCGAGGAGCAGCTCGCGGTCAACCTGACCGCACCGGCCGTCCTGACGCGTGAGCTGCTGCCCCACCTGCGGCAGGGCGGAGGCAGCGTCGTCTTCGTCAACTCCACCTCCGGTCTCTCGGCGAGCGCCGACTGGTCGGCCTATGCCGCCTCCAAGGCCGGGCTGCGAGCCTTCGCGGACGCTCTCCGGGCGGAGGAGGCCGAGCACGGCGTCCGGGTCACGTCGCTCTTCCCGAGCCGCACGGCGACCCCGATGCAGGAGAAGGTCCACGAGCAGGAGGGCCGCCACTACGACGCTTCTGAGTGGATCAGTCCCCAGACAGTGGCCGGCACGATCCTGCACGTGCTCGACCTGCCCGCCGACGCCACGCTCCCCGACGTGACGGTCAGGCCCTTTCGAGCACGAACACCCTGATCCGCCGCTGGGCGCCGACCCGCTCGCGGTAGTTGCGGTAGCCGGCATAGAAGCCGGTCGCGATCTCGAAGATCTCAGCCGCCTCCGAGGGGGTCGCCGGTCGCGCCACCGCGTCCACCCGCGCGCCGCGGTAGGTGACGACTGCTCGCGGGTCGGCCTCGAGGTTGAGGACCCACGCGGGGGTGCCGGCCTGTCCGAAGTTGGTGCCGAGCAGCGCCAGGGTGTCGCCGTACGGCGTCGCGATGAGGTGGCTGCTTCGAGGTTGCCCGGACTTGCGGCCGGTCGTCGTCACCTGGAGCACCGCAAGCCCGGTGAGCAGCCCGGGCGCGCTGTGCCGCCCGCGCGAGAGCCGGGCGATGGCCGTGTCGAGGTGCCGCAGGGTGCGTGAGAAGAGCCAGCCACCCGCCTTGGTGCCGCCCAGCCATCTCACCCCGCGTCGCAGCGGATTGGCCCGGCCGTGCTGATAGCCGAGGTCGGCAGCGAGTCCCATGGGCAGACTCTGGCACACGGCGTCGTGAGCGAGTCGCGGACTCTTCGGGACTCAGTCGCGCGAACGCCAGTTGAGTGCCCCGACGAGGAGCATCAGGATCTGTGTGCGGGTCCTGGCCAGGATCTGCACCTCGGCTGCGGGATCCTCGGTCAGGCGCTCGACCGTGGTCACCACGAACGACACGATCAGGTCGGCGACGAGCTCGAGGTCCTTGGCCGAGAGTGCCTCGCTGCCCTGCAGCCCACTGACGTCCGCAGCGAGCTCCTGGCTGATCAGCTCGATCTCGTGGCGGACCGCTGCCCGCACCCGCGGCGGTCCTGCCGAGCGCTCGCGGACGATGAACGCATAGCTCGCTGCGTGCCTGCGCACGTCGACCGCGACCACGGACAGCGAGCCGTCGACGAGGTCGGTGAGCTGGGGTGCCTGTCGCCATACGTCGCGGAGCAGCGCCCGGAGCGGGATGAAGCTCTCGTCGACCAGCGCCACGCCGAGTGACTCGATGGAGTCGAAGTGACGATAGAACGCGGTCGGGACGATGCCGACCTCCTTGGCGACCTGGCGCAGCGAGATCGCGACCAGGCTCGAGTCGACGGTCAGCCGCAGGGCGGCTTCGAGGATGGCCGTCCGGGTCTGCTCCTTGCGCTCGGCGCGCGACGGCGCCATCTCGCTCACGCCGTCGATCGTATCCAGCCCGGTTCGGGCCGGTTGCCGAGGGACCTGCGGCCACGTGAGACTGAGGGCATGACGCGGTTGAGCAAGCTCGAGATCGGCAAGGACGCAGTCCAGGACACCGTGGTCGCCACCGCCACCACCGTCGGGCAGGTGTCCACCATCCTCACCCACGCCGTGCGGGACATCGCCGGAGTCGTCGGTGGCCTGGCCACCGAGCTCTTCGAGATCGGTGACTCGGTCCGTCGCGCCAGCGAGGACGACGCCTGAGCTCCCGGCTCAGTCCTCCGGGTCGTCGAGGCGCGCCAGCCAGGTGGCGAAGCGCTCGACCGGTGTCTCGAACTCGGGATAGGTGTCGACGAAGGCCTGGAGCTGCTCGGCGAGCCAGGCCAAGGTGACCTCCTCGTCACCTCGCCGCCTCTCGAGCTCCTCCAGGCCCCGATCGGTGAAATACATCGCCGTGGCTCAGTAGTCTCGCCCGGTCGCGGACGCGGGTGGGCTGAAGGCGAGGTCGAGGAGCGACTTCTGCTCCTCGGTGTGTCGCTTGATGGTGCCGACCGACGGGGACGCCGAGGCGGTGCGGGTGACGGGCTCGACCGTGATGTCGAGGTCGGGCCACACGTTGAGCTGGTAGTGCGGCCACGGGCCCATGTTGCGGGGCTCGTCCTGCACCCAGCGGATCGCCTTGAGGTTGGGGTACTTCGCGATCTCCGCCTTGATGTCCGCCACCGGTCGTGGATAGAGGCACTCGATCCGCCCGATGGCGAAGCTGTCGCCGTCCTCGCGCTTGGAGCGCTCCACCATCAGGTCCCAGGTGACGCGACCCGAGCAGAGCAGGAGGGTCTCGACCTTCGACGCGTCGGTCAACTCGTCGCCGATGAACGAGCGGAAGGTGGTGTCGCCGACGAAGTCGTCCGGCTGGGAGGCGGCCTCCTTGCGCTTGAGCATCGACTTGGGGGTGAAGACCACCAACGGACGGTGCTCCTCACCGAGCGAGTGCCGGCGCAGCAGGTGGAAGTAGGAGGCCGGGGTCGACGGCTGGGCGACCACCATCGCGTCCTCGGCGGCCATCGTGAGGAACCGCTCGATGCGGGCCGAGCTGTGGTCGGGGCCCTGGCCCTCGTAGCCGTGCGGAAGCAGGAGCACCACACCGGACTGCTGGCGCCACTTGGTCTCACCGGCGGAGATGAACTCGTCGATGATCGTCTGGGCGCCGTTGACGAAGTCGCCGAACTGCGCCTCCCACAGCACCAGGGCCTCCGGCCGGGCCACGGAGTAGCCGTATTCGAAGCCCAGCGCCGCATATTCGGACAGCAGCGAGTCATAGATGTGGAACTTCGCCTGGTCCTCGGTGAGGTTGGTCAGCGGGGTCCACTCGTCGGCGTTGGTGCGGTCGATGATGGTGGCGAACCGCTGCACGAAGGTGCCACGCCGCGAGTCCTGACCGGCGAGCCGGACGGGACGACCGTCCATCAGCAGGGAGCCGAACGCCAGGATCTCGCCCGTGCCCCAGTCGATCGGTCCGCTGGTGATGGCGTTGGCCCGGCGCTGCAGCTGCGGCATCACCTTCGGGTGCACGGTGAAACCGTCGGGTGGGGTGACGTAGGCGTCCGCGATCCGCTTGAGCACCTCGGGGACGACAGCGGTGCTGAACTCACCCGCCGGCTTGTCGGGGTAGTCAGGGACGGTGGTCCACTCCGAGACCGTGTCGTTGCTGGCCTCGCGGACCTCGGTGAAGACCCGCTCCAGCTGCTGCTGGTAGTCCTTGAGGACCTGCTCGGCCTCCTCGACGGTGATGTCGCCACGGCCGATCAGGGACTCGGTGTAGAGCTTGCGCACCGAGCGCTTCTGCTCGATCAGGTCATACATCAACGGCTGGGTGTAGGAGGGGTCGTCGCCCTCGTTGTGCCCGCGGCGTCGGTAGCAGACCAGGTCGATGACCACGTCCTTGTTGAATGCCTGGCGGTATTCGAAGGCGAGGCGCGCCACCCGGATGCAGGCTTCGGGGTCGTCGCCGTTGACGTGGAAGATCGGAGCCTGGACCATCCGGGCCACGTCGGTGCAGTAGAGCGAGGACCGCGAGGAGCCGGGGGAGGTGGTGAAGCCGACCTGGTTGTTGACCACGACGTGGATCGTGCCGCCGGTGCGATAGCCGCGCAGCTGCGAGAGGTTGAGCGTCTCGGCCACGACGCCCTGGCCGGCGAAGGCAGCGTCACCGTGGACGAGCAGCGGGAGGACGGGGTATTCGGCGCCCCGGTTGAGCACGTCCTGCTTGGCGCGCGCGATGCCCTCCAGGACCGGGTCGACCGCCTCGAGGTGCGAGGGGTTGGCAGCGACGGAGACCTTGATCTTGTCGCCGGAGCCGGCGACGAACTCGCCCTCGGCGCCGAGGTGGTACTTCACGTCGCCCGAGCCCTGCACGGTGCGCGGGTCGATGTTGCCCTCGAACTCGCGGAAGATCTGGCTGTACTTCTTGCCGACGATGTTGGCCAGGACGTTGAGCCGGCCGCGGTGGGCCATCCCGATCGTGACCTCGTCGAGGCCGATCTCGGCTGCCGCCTCACAGATCTCGTCGATCAGCGGGATCGTGGTCTCGCCGCCCTCGAGGGAGAAGCGCTTCTGGCCGACGAACTTGGTCTGCAGGAACGTCTCGAACGCCTCGGCCTGGTTGAGCTTGAGCAGGATGCGCAGCTGCTCCTCGCGCGGGGGCTTGGTGTGCGGCTGCTCCACGCGCTGCTGGATCCACTTGCGCTGGTCGGGATCCATGATGTGCATGTATTCGATGCCGGTGGTGCGGCAGTAGGAGTCGCGGAGGATCCCCAGGATGTTGCGCAGCTTCATGAACCGGCGGCCCTCGCCACCGAAGGAGCCGGTCGCGAACTCGCGGTCGAGGTCCCACAACGTCAGGCCGTGGGACTCGACCTCCAGGTCGGGGTGGCTGCGCTGGCGGTATTCGAGCGGGTCGGTGTCGGCCATCATGTGACCGCGCACCCGGTAGGCGTGGATGAGCTCGAGGATGCGCGCCTGCTTGACGATGTCGTCGTCGTGGGAGGCCACGACGTCCTTGGCCCAGCGGATGGGCTCGTAGGGGATGCGCAGCGACCGGAAGATGTCGTCGTAGAAGTCGTCGGCGCCGAGCAGCAGGGCATGCACGCGCTTGAGGTATTCACCCGACTGCGCACCCTGGATGACCCGGTGGTCGTACGTCGAGGTGATGGTCATGACCTTGCTGATGCCGTTGCGGTTGAGTGCCTCCTCCGAGGCGCCCTGCCACTCGGCGGGGTATTCCATGGCTCCGACGCCGATGATGGCGGCCTGACCGGGCATCAGCCGCGGGACCGAGTGGCTGGTGCCGAGGCCGCCCACGTTGGTGAGGCTGATGGTGGTGCCGGAGTAGTCATCCATCGTCAGCTTGTTGTCGCGGGCCCGGCGGATGACCTCTTCGTAGGCCGTCCAGAACCCGGCGAAGTCCATCGACTCGCAGCCCTTGATCGAGGGCACGACGAGCTGGCGGGTGCCGTCCTTCTTCTGCTGGTCCACGGCGAGGCCGAGGTTGATGTGCGCCGGCGCCACCATGGTGGGCTTGCCGTCCTTCTCGGCGAAGGAGTTGTTCATCTCCGGCATCGCCTTGAGTGCCTGGACGAGCGCATAGCCGATCAGGTGGGTGAAGGAGACCTTGCCGCCGCGCGCACGAGCGAGGTGGTTGTTGATGACGGTGCGGTTGTCCCAGAGCAGCTTGACC comes from Nocardioides piscis and encodes:
- a CDS encoding zinc-binding dehydrogenase; the protein is MFAVYADAFSSDDPLSGLVVGERPDPVAPDGWTTVTVKAASLNHHDLWSLRGVGLKQESLPMILGCDAAGLDEEGNEVVVHAVISDPAWSGDETLDPKRSLLSERHQGTFADKVVVPRSNVIAKPASMSFEEAACLPTAWLTAYRMLFTQGGLKAGDTVLVQGAGGGVATALITLARAGGLKVFATSRDESKRHRALEIGAHEVFESGARLPVKVDAVMETVGRATWSHSIRALRPGGKIVISGATSGPDLQDAELTRIFFLQLQVIGSTMGTRSELASLVTLLDASGLRPLIDRVVPMEQAHDAFAAMAAGDVFGKLVLTR
- a CDS encoding SDR family oxidoreductase, which codes for MSTVRTHVLTGATSGIGAALARALAERGDALVLLARDEEKAATLCVELPQAQVLVADLAEPGTLNGLGRQVDGPVHSLVHAAGVVELAPVSRLRLVDLEEQLAVNLTAPAVLTRELLPHLRQGGGSVVFVNSTSGLSASADWSAYAASKAGLRAFADALRAEEAEHGVRVTSLFPSRTATPMQEKVHEQEGRHYDASEWISPQTVAGTILHVLDLPADATLPDVTVRPFRARTP
- a CDS encoding nitroreductase family deazaflavin-dependent oxidoreductase: MGLAADLGYQHGRANPLRRGVRWLGGTKAGGWLFSRTLRHLDTAIARLSRGRHSAPGLLTGLAVLQVTTTGRKSGQPRSSHLIATPYGDTLALLGTNFGQAGTPAWVLNLEADPRAVVTYRGARVDAVARPATPSEAAEIFEIATGFYAGYRNYRERVGAQRRIRVFVLERA
- a CDS encoding TetR family transcriptional regulator is translated as MAPSRAERKEQTRTAILEAALRLTVDSSLVAISLRQVAKEVGIVPTAFYRHFDSIESLGVALVDESFIPLRALLRDVWRQAPQLTDLVDGSLSVVAVDVRRHAASYAFIVRERSAGPPRVRAAVRHEIELISQELAADVSGLQGSEALSAKDLELVADLIVSFVVTTVERLTEDPAAEVQILARTRTQILMLLVGALNWRSRD
- a CDS encoding DUF6104 family protein yields the protein MYFTDRGLEELERRRGDEEVTLAWLAEQLQAFVDTYPEFETPVERFATWLARLDDPED
- a CDS encoding multifunctional oxoglutarate decarboxylase/oxoglutarate dehydrogenase thiamine pyrophosphate-binding subunit/dihydrolipoyllysine-residue succinyltransferase subunit codes for the protein MPQSPTDQSGNSGVAPSSDLGANAWLVDEMRERFAADPGSVGAEWAAYFKGSEKSSSTEPAKDSVTDSAKAPAKGPAKAPAQAPAKSSAAEPTKAPATSDNGSSPNADTTKAPAAQAKPQPAAAAAEPAQGTSSPVAKDPKPAAPAEAGDEPTYTVLRGIPAATAKNMDLSLSVPTATSVRSLPVKLLWDNRTVINNHLARARGGKVSFTHLIGYALVQALKAMPEMNNSFAEKDGKPTMVAPAHINLGLAVDQQKKDGTRQLVVPSIKGCESMDFAGFWTAYEEVIRRARDNKLTMDDYSGTTISLTNVGGLGTSHSVPRLMPGQAAIIGVGAMEYPAEWQGASEEALNRNGISKVMTITSTYDHRVIQGAQSGEYLKRVHALLLGADDFYDDIFRSLRIPYEPIRWAKDVVASHDDDIVKQARILELIHAYRVRGHMMADTDPLEYRQRSHPDLEVESHGLTLWDLDREFATGSFGGEGRRFMKLRNILGILRDSYCRTTGIEYMHIMDPDQRKWIQQRVEQPHTKPPREEQLRILLKLNQAEAFETFLQTKFVGQKRFSLEGGETTIPLIDEICEAAAEIGLDEVTIGMAHRGRLNVLANIVGKKYSQIFREFEGNIDPRTVQGSGDVKYHLGAEGEFVAGSGDKIKVSVAANPSHLEAVDPVLEGIARAKQDVLNRGAEYPVLPLLVHGDAAFAGQGVVAETLNLSQLRGYRTGGTIHVVVNNQVGFTTSPGSSRSSLYCTDVARMVQAPIFHVNGDDPEACIRVARLAFEYRQAFNKDVVIDLVCYRRRGHNEGDDPSYTQPLMYDLIEQKRSVRKLYTESLIGRGDITVEEAEQVLKDYQQQLERVFTEVREASNDTVSEWTTVPDYPDKPAGEFSTAVVPEVLKRIADAYVTPPDGFTVHPKVMPQLQRRANAITSGPIDWGTGEILAFGSLLMDGRPVRLAGQDSRRGTFVQRFATIIDRTNADEWTPLTNLTEDQAKFHIYDSLLSEYAALGFEYGYSVARPEALVLWEAQFGDFVNGAQTIIDEFISAGETKWRQQSGVVLLLPHGYEGQGPDHSSARIERFLTMAAEDAMVVAQPSTPASYFHLLRRHSLGEEHRPLVVFTPKSMLKRKEAASQPDDFVGDTTFRSFIGDELTDASKVETLLLCSGRVTWDLMVERSKREDGDSFAIGRIECLYPRPVADIKAEIAKYPNLKAIRWVQDEPRNMGPWPHYQLNVWPDLDITVEPVTRTASASPSVGTIKRHTEEQKSLLDLAFSPPASATGRDY